Proteins found in one Zea mays cultivar B73 chromosome 1, Zm-B73-REFERENCE-NAM-5.0, whole genome shotgun sequence genomic segment:
- the LOC100278182 gene encoding uncharacterized protein LOC100278182 — protein sequence MPLGLTLGSLGRAMRQKRPSSLDILSSKRAPRDYYKGKNCKPTGFHTRKGGYVVVDEKLPRFAVPDNDSFQVHQGPRSVDDILGLSNFSTDY from the exons ATGCCTCTGGGGCTGACGCTGGGGTCGCTGGGGCGGGCTATGCGGCAGAAGCGGCCGTCCTCGCTCGACATCCTCTCCTCCAAGCGGGCGCCGCGGGACTACTACAAGGGCAAGAACTGCAAGCCCACCGGGTTCCACACGCGCAAAG GCGGATACGTGGTTGTCGATGAAAAGCTGCCAAGGTTCGCAGTTCCTGACAATGACTCATTTCAAG TGCACCAGGGACCTCGCAGCGTCGACGACATCCTCGGCCTCTCTAACTTCAGCACAGACTACTGA